The proteins below come from a single Dinghuibacter silviterrae genomic window:
- the trhO gene encoding oxygen-dependent tRNA uridine(34) hydroxylase TrhO: MALLHNRVSKAEMKDKLFAETEPRTTFSFYRYLDIAEPVAFRDELYMGLEKLRVFGRIYVAAEGINGQASVPASRLEECRAFLYAIPGLEDLRLNVAVEDDGKSFWVLKIKVRDKIVADGIEDPTFSVNRKGHYVNAKEFNRLTADPNTIVVDMRNHYEYEVGHFEGAIEVPSDTFREQLPMAVDLLKGQEDKNIIMYCTGGIRCEKASAWMLHNGFQNVFHLEGGIIEYANKAKEWGLDNRFRGKNFVFDNRMGERIGGEVIAHCHQCGEPCDTHVNCANDGCHLLFIQCRSCAEKYKGCCSETCRDGASLDTAARMEKPLHFNKSRHRSLGT; this comes from the coding sequence CGGACCACGTTCTCATTTTATCGCTACCTGGACATCGCCGAACCGGTCGCTTTCCGGGACGAACTGTATATGGGGTTGGAAAAGCTGCGTGTATTTGGCCGTATCTATGTAGCCGCCGAAGGGATCAATGGCCAGGCGAGCGTACCCGCCTCCCGCCTGGAGGAATGCCGGGCTTTTTTATACGCCATCCCGGGGCTGGAGGATCTTCGGCTAAACGTGGCCGTTGAAGACGACGGCAAGTCCTTTTGGGTCCTGAAAATCAAGGTCAGGGATAAAATCGTCGCCGACGGCATCGAGGACCCCACCTTTTCGGTCAACCGTAAAGGGCACTATGTCAATGCCAAAGAATTTAACCGCCTGACGGCGGACCCTAACACCATCGTGGTGGACATGCGCAATCACTACGAATACGAAGTGGGGCATTTCGAGGGCGCCATAGAGGTGCCTTCCGATACTTTCCGGGAGCAGCTACCCATGGCCGTGGACCTGCTCAAAGGCCAGGAGGACAAGAACATCATCATGTACTGCACCGGTGGTATCCGTTGCGAAAAAGCCAGCGCCTGGATGCTCCACAATGGATTCCAAAACGTCTTCCACCTGGAAGGGGGGATCATCGAATACGCCAACAAAGCAAAGGAATGGGGCCTCGACAACCGTTTCCGGGGCAAAAACTTTGTTTTTGACAACCGGATGGGGGAGCGCATCGGTGGGGAAGTCATTGCCCATTGTCATCAATGCGGGGAACCCTGCGACACCCACGTCAACTGCGCCAACGACGGCTGTCACCTTCTTTTTATCCAGTGCCGGAGTTGCGCCGAAAAGTACAAAGGCTGTTGTAGCGAGACCTGCCGGGACGGCGCCTCCCTGGATACGGCCGCGCGCATGGAGAAGCCCTTGCATTTCAACAAGTCGAGGCATCGAAGCCTTGGGACGTAA
- a CDS encoding phosphoribosylaminoimidazolesuccinocarboxamide synthase, whose product MAIFSFPGQTNFYKGKVRDVYTIHGDLLVMVASDRISAFDVILPRPIPFKGQVLNQIAAYMLEATRDICPNWLLSTPAPTVSVGKRCTPFRVEMVVRGNLTGHAWRTYSAGHRTLCGVSMPEGMKENDPFPSPIITPSTKAEAGHDEDISREEIIRQGIVPEKDYAQLEKYALALFARGQEIAARQGLILVDTKYEFGKIGDTVYLMDEVHTPDSSRYFYAAGFEERQRTGERQQQLSKEFVREWLIANNFMGKEGQTVPTMTDEWVDTISNRYIALYEKVIGLPFRPEPWSDEAVYEAVAGVLR is encoded by the coding sequence ATGGCTATATTTAGTTTTCCAGGACAAACGAACTTCTATAAGGGCAAGGTCAGGGACGTGTATACGATCCACGGGGACCTGTTGGTCATGGTGGCGTCCGACCGTATTTCCGCTTTTGACGTGATCCTCCCCCGCCCTATTCCTTTCAAGGGCCAGGTCTTGAACCAGATCGCGGCCTATATGCTCGAAGCCACCCGGGACATCTGCCCCAACTGGCTCCTGTCCACGCCCGCGCCCACCGTGTCCGTCGGAAAACGCTGTACGCCCTTCCGCGTGGAAATGGTGGTCCGGGGCAACCTGACCGGTCACGCCTGGAGAACATACTCGGCGGGACACCGCACCCTTTGCGGGGTATCCATGCCCGAGGGCATGAAGGAAAACGATCCTTTTCCTTCCCCTATTATCACTCCCAGTACTAAAGCCGAGGCCGGCCACGATGAAGACATCTCCCGGGAAGAAATTATCCGCCAGGGAATCGTCCCCGAAAAAGACTATGCCCAGCTTGAAAAGTACGCCCTCGCCCTTTTTGCCCGGGGCCAGGAGATTGCTGCCCGTCAAGGCCTTATCCTCGTCGACACCAAATATGAATTTGGCAAAATCGGCGACACCGTCTATTTAATGGACGAGGTCCATACGCCGGACTCCTCCCGGTATTTCTACGCAGCCGGTTTTGAGGAACGCCAACGAACCGGGGAGCGCCAACAGCAACTGTCAAAGGAATTCGTACGGGAGTGGCTCATCGCTAACAATTTCATGGGCAAGGAAGGCCAGACCGTCCCCACCATGACCGACGAATGGGTCGACACCATCAGCAACCGTTATATCGCGTTGTATGAAAAGGTGATCGGGCTTCCGTTCCGGCCGGAACCGTGGAGCGACGAAGCGGTATATGAAGCCGTCGCCGGCGTTCTCCGTTAG
- a CDS encoding TonB-dependent receptor: MRKLATIVGIIACIGLLPAAVAAQGVTVSGTIHSAASGDVVPAVTVTVKGTSAGTFTSDRGFFRLTVPGHFPLTLVISSVGFATKEILVTSSEPVAINLDMAPTLGQEVVVSATRVPVKILESPVSIERLGHADIVETPSASFYDALGHLNGVDVVNASMTFTSLGTRGFNSSGNTRMNQLTDGMDNQAPGLNFSVGNIVGLTELDVDNVELLSGASSALYGSGGMNGTLLITGKDPFKYQGLSVQVKQGVNHVGDPDVGAKPYYDWQIRYAQAFNNRFAFKLSGQYIAGTDWEANDYSNYSQQAGHIIPGDRSLSSYNGVNYYGDEINFNVNQAMRANGLGALIPAGQDSIVSRTGYREKDLVDYNTFNLKLDGVLSYKITNTTVASVTAYYGIANTVYTGSDRYDLKNVKIGQYKAEVKGRHFYVRAYTTQENSGDSYNATVMAQLINESWSPTKTQWAPTYINTYATELATGHSYAVSQAAARAAADANRLVPGSAGWDAAFNTLKGRAIPQGALFVDRTNLYVADAMYDFADVFKWADITVGATYKRYVLNSKGTLFADTAGTIPINEEGAYAQIQKGFFDDLLKITVAGRYDKNENFKGRFTPRVTGLIKVAKDQNIRLSFQTAYRFPSTQNQYIDLNTGQARLIGGLPQFANAYNISGGYTFDTATLNHYAAGTGQLTPYKYQTFKPESVNSYELGYKGVIDNKLLIDLFGFYAQYTNFITTAVLVQYPSTAQQQILEMAVNSNTKVNTYGSGLSLDYLLPSGFIAGGNVLFNKLSNVQAGLVTFFNTPEWKFNISLANYTIAKKFGFNVTYRWQEKTQTENTFISGPLPEIGTWDAQVSMKLPQIHSMIKIGGTNIFNKYYVNELGGPSIGGLYYISFGYNVF; this comes from the coding sequence ATGAGAAAGCTTGCCACCATCGTTGGAATTATTGCATGCATCGGATTATTGCCCGCGGCGGTTGCCGCACAAGGCGTCACCGTCAGCGGAACCATACACAGCGCGGCTTCCGGAGATGTCGTCCCGGCGGTCACGGTAACGGTGAAGGGTACCTCCGCGGGGACCTTTACGAGTGACAGGGGTTTTTTCCGGTTGACGGTGCCGGGTCATTTTCCCCTGACCCTGGTCATTTCTTCCGTTGGTTTTGCCACCAAGGAAATCCTGGTCACCTCTTCCGAACCTGTGGCGATCAACTTAGACATGGCTCCGACCCTGGGCCAGGAGGTCGTCGTTTCGGCGACCCGTGTTCCCGTAAAAATACTGGAGTCGCCGGTCTCGATCGAACGCCTCGGGCACGCGGATATCGTGGAGACACCGTCTGCCAGTTTTTATGACGCCCTGGGGCACCTCAACGGTGTGGACGTCGTCAATGCCTCCATGACCTTTACCAGCCTCGGCACGAGGGGGTTCAACAGCAGCGGGAACACCCGCATGAACCAGCTCACCGACGGGATGGACAACCAGGCCCCCGGTTTGAACTTCTCCGTGGGGAACATCGTCGGTCTGACCGAACTGGACGTGGACAACGTCGAATTGTTGTCGGGCGCCTCTTCCGCCCTGTATGGATCGGGCGGCATGAACGGCACCCTGCTCATCACCGGGAAAGATCCCTTTAAATACCAGGGGCTGAGCGTCCAGGTCAAACAAGGCGTCAACCACGTTGGGGACCCGGACGTCGGTGCCAAACCCTATTACGACTGGCAGATCCGGTATGCCCAGGCCTTCAACAACCGGTTTGCCTTTAAACTCTCGGGCCAATACATCGCCGGTACCGACTGGGAGGCCAACGACTATAGTAATTATTCCCAACAAGCGGGACATATCATCCCCGGTGACCGCAGCCTGTCCTCCTATAACGGGGTGAACTACTACGGGGACGAGATCAATTTTAACGTCAACCAGGCCATGCGGGCAAATGGCCTGGGGGCGCTAATCCCGGCCGGTCAGGACTCGATTGTCAGCCGCACGGGCTATCGTGAAAAGGACCTCGTCGACTACAATACGTTTAACCTGAAACTGGACGGGGTGCTGTCTTATAAAATCACCAACACCACGGTCGCCAGCGTGACGGCTTATTACGGTATTGCCAATACGGTCTATACGGGTTCCGATCGCTATGACCTCAAGAATGTAAAGATCGGGCAGTACAAGGCTGAGGTCAAGGGGCGTCATTTTTATGTGCGCGCTTATACCACCCAGGAAAATTCGGGGGACTCTTATAATGCCACCGTCATGGCCCAGCTCATCAACGAAAGCTGGTCGCCCACCAAGACCCAATGGGCGCCGACCTATATAAATACGTATGCCACGGAACTGGCCACCGGTCACAGCTACGCGGTGTCCCAGGCGGCTGCCCGTGCGGCGGCAGATGCCAACCGTTTGGTCCCCGGCTCTGCCGGTTGGGATGCGGCCTTCAACACGCTGAAGGGACGCGCCATCCCGCAAGGGGCCTTGTTTGTGGACCGGACCAACCTGTACGTTGCGGACGCCATGTACGACTTCGCTGACGTGTTCAAATGGGCCGACATCACCGTGGGCGCGACGTACAAACGCTATGTCCTCAACTCCAAAGGGACCCTGTTTGCGGACACGGCGGGCACCATTCCCATCAACGAGGAAGGCGCTTACGCCCAGATCCAGAAAGGCTTTTTCGACGACCTCCTTAAGATCACGGTGGCCGGGCGGTATGACAAAAACGAAAACTTCAAGGGCCGCTTTACCCCCCGGGTCACCGGGTTGATCAAGGTGGCCAAGGACCAGAACATCCGGTTGTCCTTCCAGACCGCCTACCGCTTCCCGTCCACCCAGAACCAATACATCGACCTCAATACGGGCCAGGCCCGGCTGATCGGCGGCCTGCCCCAGTTTGCCAACGCCTATAACATCAGCGGGGGCTATACCTTTGATACCGCCACCCTCAACCACTATGCCGCCGGTACGGGTCAACTCACTCCCTACAAGTACCAAACGTTCAAACCCGAAAGCGTGAACTCCTATGAACTCGGCTACAAGGGTGTGATCGACAACAAGCTCCTCATCGACCTGTTTGGTTTTTACGCCCAGTATACCAATTTCATCACCACCGCTGTCCTGGTGCAATATCCCAGCACCGCCCAGCAACAGATCCTGGAGATGGCCGTCAACAGCAATACAAAAGTCAATACCTACGGGAGCGGTTTGAGCCTGGATTACTTGTTGCCCAGTGGCTTTATCGCGGGCGGCAACGTCCTTTTCAACAAGCTCAGCAACGTACAGGCCGGGCTGGTGACGTTCTTCAACACACCCGAATGGAAATTCAACATTTCCCTGGCCAACTACACCATTGCCAAAAAGTTCGGCTTCAACGTCACCTACCGCTGGCAGGAAAAGACCCAAACCGAAAACACGTTCATCAGCGGGCCATTGCCGGAAATCGGCACCTGGGACGCCCAGGTCTCGATGAAGCTCCCGCAAATCCACAGCATGATCAAAATCGGGGGTACCAATATCTTTAACAAGTACTACGTCAATGAGCTGGGCGGGCCTTCCATCGGAGGACTCTACTACATCTCCTTTGGCTATAATGTATTCTAA
- the ychF gene encoding redox-regulated ATPase YchF codes for MALQAGIVGLPNVGKSTLFNALSNAKAQAANFPFCTIEPNVGVITVPDGRLIELERLVKPQRVVPTTVEIVDIAGLVKGASKGEGLGNQFLGNIRNTDAIIHVLRCFDDDNVIHVDGSVNPVRDKEIIDIELQLKDLDGVDKKISRIEKQAKAGDKEAARAYEILTGLKAFLEAGKNARAYEVSPEDKEKYLRELGLLTIKPVIYVCNVDEKSVVGGNKHTAAVMEAIKDEQAEILLVSAAIESEIAVMENFEDRQLFLEDMGLSESGVARLIKSTYHLLHLITYFTAGVQEVRAWTITRGMLAPQAAGVIHTDFEKGFIRAEVIRYADFIKYGSEAACRDNGKLGVQGKGYVVEDGDIMHFLFNV; via the coding sequence ATGGCATTACAAGCTGGTATCGTGGGGTTGCCCAACGTGGGAAAATCGACTCTTTTTAATGCGTTGAGCAACGCCAAGGCCCAGGCCGCAAACTTCCCGTTCTGTACGATCGAGCCCAACGTGGGCGTCATCACCGTGCCCGACGGTCGGTTGATCGAACTCGAACGCCTGGTCAAACCCCAACGCGTCGTCCCCACCACCGTGGAGATCGTTGACATCGCCGGTCTTGTCAAGGGTGCCAGCAAGGGTGAAGGCCTGGGGAACCAGTTCCTGGGCAACATCCGCAATACCGACGCCATCATCCACGTCCTGCGCTGTTTTGACGACGACAACGTCATCCACGTCGACGGGAGCGTCAACCCCGTCCGCGACAAGGAGATCATCGACATCGAGCTCCAACTCAAAGACCTCGACGGCGTAGACAAAAAGATCTCCCGGATCGAAAAGCAGGCCAAGGCCGGGGACAAGGAAGCCGCCCGTGCCTACGAGATCCTCACAGGTCTGAAGGCGTTTTTGGAGGCCGGGAAAAATGCCCGCGCCTACGAGGTGAGCCCCGAAGACAAGGAGAAATACCTGCGCGAACTCGGTTTACTCACGATCAAACCCGTGATCTACGTCTGCAACGTAGACGAAAAGTCTGTCGTGGGCGGCAACAAACACACCGCTGCCGTCATGGAGGCCATCAAGGACGAACAAGCCGAAATCCTGCTCGTCAGCGCCGCCATCGAAAGCGAGATCGCCGTCATGGAAAACTTTGAAGACCGCCAGTTGTTCCTCGAAGACATGGGCCTTAGCGAAAGCGGTGTCGCCCGCCTCATCAAATCCACCTATCATCTGCTCCACCTCATCACCTATTTCACCGCCGGCGTCCAGGAAGTCCGCGCCTGGACCATCACCCGCGGTATGCTGGCCCCCCAGGCCGCAGGGGTCATCCATACCGACTTCGAGAAAGGCTTTATCCGCGCGGAAGTCATCCGCTACGCCGATTTCATCAAATACGGCTCCGAAGCGGCCTGCCGCGACAATGGCAAACTGGGTGTACAGGGGAAAGGCTATGTCGTCGAGGATGGGGATATCATGCACTTCCTCTTCAACGTGTAG
- a CDS encoding nucleoside recognition domain-containing protein, with product MALNIVWFAFFAVALGIACVKFAVTGDAGIFKVLGEGVFDAAKTSITDVAIPLAGAMIFFLGLLNIGEKAGIVRRLSRLLGPFFQRLFPAVPKDHPATGHMVMNFSANMLGLDNAATPFALKAMDSLQTLNPDKDTASDAQIMFLVLHTSGLTLIPLTAIAFRASMGSLQPAAIFVPCALATVSSTIMSILVMTVVQRIKIDWVLALGLLALAALVAGLLLLVNSMGEAQRNTFSQVSGNLLLLLLIVAFLTAGLIKKVPLFDAFIDGAKDGWNVVVRIMPYLVGMLVGIRLFRDSGALDYVVQGITWVVAKAGINTDFTPALPVALMRPFSGSGSRGMMLDVMKRYKPDSFPGSLASIMQNSAETTFLIIAMYFGSVGIKKVRYAIWTGLLADLLGVVCAIVIAYIFFHT from the coding sequence ATGGCATTGAACATCGTTTGGTTCGCGTTTTTTGCCGTAGCCCTGGGGATCGCCTGTGTAAAGTTCGCGGTGACCGGGGACGCGGGGATTTTCAAGGTCTTGGGGGAGGGCGTCTTTGACGCGGCCAAAACCTCCATTACCGACGTGGCCATCCCGCTGGCGGGGGCGATGATCTTTTTCCTGGGCCTCCTCAACATCGGCGAAAAAGCGGGTATCGTACGAAGGCTGTCGCGCTTGCTGGGGCCCTTTTTCCAAAGACTATTCCCGGCCGTCCCCAAAGACCACCCGGCCACGGGCCACATGGTCATGAACTTTTCCGCCAACATGCTGGGCCTGGACAACGCGGCCACGCCCTTCGCGCTCAAGGCGATGGACAGCCTGCAAACATTGAACCCCGACAAGGATACCGCCAGCGACGCCCAGATCATGTTCCTGGTGTTGCATACCTCCGGGTTGACGTTGATCCCGCTGACGGCCATTGCCTTCCGGGCGTCCATGGGGTCTTTGCAGCCTGCGGCCATCTTTGTGCCCTGCGCCCTGGCCACGGTGTCGTCTACCATTATGAGCATCCTGGTGATGACCGTGGTGCAGCGAATCAAAATAGACTGGGTGCTGGCCCTGGGACTTCTCGCCCTGGCCGCTTTGGTGGCGGGTCTGCTCCTATTGGTGAACAGCATGGGCGAGGCCCAGCGCAACACCTTCTCCCAGGTCTCGGGGAACCTGCTGTTGCTGCTGCTCATCGTCGCCTTCCTGACGGCGGGCCTGATCAAAAAGGTCCCCCTTTTCGACGCCTTTATCGACGGTGCCAAAGACGGCTGGAACGTGGTGGTGCGGATCATGCCTTACCTGGTCGGCATGCTGGTGGGCATCCGGCTGTTCCGGGATTCGGGCGCCCTGGACTACGTGGTGCAGGGGATCACCTGGGTGGTGGCGAAAGCCGGGATCAATACGGACTTTACACCGGCGCTCCCGGTGGCGCTGATGCGCCCGTTTAGCGGCTCGGGGTCGCGGGGCATGATGCTGGACGTTATGAAACGATACAAACCCGATTCCTTCCCGGGCAGCCTCGCATCGATCATGCAGAACTCGGCCGAGACGACGTTCCTGATCATCGCCATGTATTTCGGGAGCGTGGGGATCAAAAAGGTCCGCTATGCGATATGGACGGGTCTCCTGGCGGATCTGCTCGGTGTGGTTTGCGCCATCGTGATTGCGTATATCTTTTTCCATACCTAA
- a CDS encoding cation diffusion facilitator family transporter, whose amino-acid sequence MKKQELRLITWSIILATLICGLKFYTYYLSRSVVILSDALESIINVVTGLFAFYSIRLSARPSDANHPYGHGKIEFFSIAFEGTMIAFAGVGIVYSAVIHYIHPQPLNDLHAALGLVALSGAANALIGWWLVKRGKKLESLTLEGNGRHILSDSYSSVGVLIAVGIITVSGWVWVDPLASIIAGLLILVSGYRLLRKSVSGLMDENDLGVVDEVVAILSRHREPAWIDIHNMRVQRFGTHYHIDCHVTLPYYYTLETVHDLISRLAKIVNDNFTKGEVEFFIHADPCLPECCHYCTVENCPARKEPYNLHIEWSRKNVLPNRKHYLENATFGG is encoded by the coding sequence TTGAAAAAGCAGGAGTTGCGGCTCATTACATGGTCTATCATCCTCGCGACGCTGATCTGCGGGTTGAAATTCTATACGTATTACCTGTCGCGGTCGGTGGTCATCCTCTCGGATGCCCTGGAGTCGATCATCAATGTCGTGACGGGTCTGTTCGCCTTTTACAGCATCCGGCTGAGCGCGCGCCCAAGCGACGCCAACCATCCCTACGGTCACGGAAAAATTGAATTTTTCTCCATCGCCTTTGAAGGCACGATGATCGCGTTTGCGGGCGTAGGGATTGTCTATTCGGCCGTCATACACTATATCCATCCGCAGCCGCTGAACGACCTGCACGCGGCCCTGGGTTTGGTGGCCCTGAGCGGCGCGGCCAATGCGTTGATCGGCTGGTGGCTGGTCAAACGCGGCAAAAAACTCGAATCCCTGACCCTGGAAGGGAACGGCCGGCACATCCTGAGCGACAGCTATTCCAGCGTGGGCGTGCTGATTGCCGTGGGGATCATCACGGTCTCGGGGTGGGTATGGGTCGACCCCCTGGCTTCGATCATTGCCGGGTTACTCATCCTTGTAAGCGGTTACCGCCTGTTGCGCAAATCGGTCTCGGGGCTGATGGACGAAAATGACCTGGGCGTGGTCGACGAGGTGGTGGCCATCCTGTCCAGGCATCGGGAACCCGCGTGGATCGACATCCACAACATGCGCGTACAGCGCTTCGGCACCCACTACCACATCGACTGCCACGTCACGCTTCCCTATTACTATACCCTGGAAACCGTACACGACCTCATCTCGCGGCTGGCGAAAATCGTCAACGACAACTTCACCAAAGGGGAGGTCGAGTTCTTTATCCACGCCGACCCTTGTCTGCCCGAGTGCTGTCACTACTGCACCGTCGAAAACTGCCCCGCCCGGAAGGAGCCCTACAACCTGCACATCGAATGGAGCCGGAAAAACGTGCTGCCCAACCGGAAGCACTACCTGGAAAATGCTACCTTTGGCGGCTGA
- a CDS encoding glycosyltransferase family 2 protein: MIWQPDTCVIVPTYNNAATLGDVLRGLLTHTPHILVVNDGSTDDTAHLLEAFPDVALVSYPRNRGKGWAIRQGFAKARDLGYRYAITIDSDGQHFARDLETFATASKSHPDALLIGARNMANAGQPGASSFGNRFSNFWFRIETGRRCPDTQSGYRLYPLERLQGLTWWTRRYEFEVEVLVRAAWKGIPVIAVPVSVCYPENRVTHFRPFKDFARISVLNAMLVLIMIFTFKWVRF, encoded by the coding sequence ATGATCTGGCAACCGGATACATGCGTCATCGTTCCCACTTATAACAATGCGGCGACCTTAGGGGATGTGCTCCGGGGCTTGCTGACCCATACCCCGCACATCCTTGTGGTCAACGACGGGTCGACGGACGACACGGCGCACCTCCTGGAAGCGTTCCCGGACGTAGCCCTGGTCAGCTATCCGCGCAACCGGGGCAAAGGGTGGGCGATCCGCCAGGGGTTTGCAAAAGCCCGGGACTTAGGCTACCGGTACGCCATCACCATCGATTCGGACGGACAGCACTTCGCGCGCGACCTGGAGACATTTGCAACGGCATCAAAAAGCCACCCGGACGCGCTCCTTATCGGCGCGAGGAATATGGCCAATGCCGGCCAGCCGGGGGCCAGCAGCTTCGGGAACCGGTTTTCCAATTTTTGGTTCCGTATCGAGACGGGCCGGCGTTGCCCGGACACGCAGTCGGGCTACCGGTTGTACCCGCTGGAAAGGCTGCAAGGCCTGACATGGTGGACGCGCCGGTATGAATTTGAAGTGGAAGTCCTCGTCCGCGCCGCCTGGAAAGGCATCCCGGTCATCGCCGTCCCCGTCAGCGTGTGTTACCCGGAAAACCGGGTGACCCACTTCCGGCCTTTCAAAGACTTTGCCCGCATCAGCGTCCTCAACGCTATGCTGGTGCTGATCATGATATTCACCTTTAAATGGGTACGATTTTGA
- a CDS encoding beta-ketoacyl-[acyl-carrier-protein] synthase family protein: MSEIVITGMGITTALGRGVAANRAALLEERSGIGQLELFPTKYAGVLPCAEIKEPTAALAERLNARERGVTRTSLLALDAFEEACADAGIDRFKNVSLVCGTTVGGMCLTDELYEDANMRTKDSAYLTSYDCGSVALYLQERFGLGGVINSLNTACSSSANALAFGARLLRQGRAKKVIAGGTDALAKFTINGFNALHILSPEPCTPFDGDRKGLNLGEGAAFLVLERAEDAGDKKVYARLTGWGNSNDAFHPSSLSEEGDGPFLAMEAALQKAGLQPADISYINAHGTATENNDEVESRAMIRLFGQVPAFASTKAYTGHTLGAAGAVEAIYSVLSLLHGEAYPNLRFANGSLEPLTTLRTAPLEHVMSNSFGFGGNCSSLIFSKA, from the coding sequence TTGAGTGAGATTGTTATCACCGGGATGGGCATCACGACGGCCCTCGGCCGCGGTGTCGCCGCGAACCGCGCGGCGCTGCTGGAGGAGCGATCGGGGATCGGTCAACTGGAGCTTTTTCCTACCAAATACGCCGGTGTGTTGCCCTGCGCCGAAATAAAAGAACCCACCGCCGCGCTGGCGGAGCGCCTGAACGCCCGCGAACGCGGCGTCACCCGGACCTCGCTGCTGGCGCTGGATGCGTTCGAGGAAGCGTGCGCGGACGCGGGTATCGATCGTTTTAAAAACGTGTCCCTGGTGTGCGGCACGACCGTAGGCGGTATGTGTCTGACCGACGAGCTCTACGAGGACGCCAATATGCGGACAAAGGATTCCGCGTACCTGACCAGCTATGACTGCGGCTCCGTCGCCCTGTACCTCCAGGAACGGTTTGGGTTGGGCGGGGTGATCAATTCCCTGAACACCGCCTGCTCCTCCTCCGCGAATGCCTTGGCCTTCGGGGCACGGCTGCTCCGGCAGGGACGCGCCAAAAAGGTCATCGCCGGCGGTACGGACGCCCTTGCCAAGTTTACCATCAACGGGTTTAACGCCCTCCACATCCTCTCCCCCGAACCCTGTACGCCCTTCGACGGCGACCGCAAAGGGCTCAACCTCGGCGAAGGCGCGGCCTTTCTCGTCCTGGAAAGGGCGGAAGACGCCGGGGACAAAAAGGTATACGCCCGGCTGACGGGGTGGGGGAACAGCAACGACGCCTTTCACCCGTCGTCGCTGTCCGAAGAGGGAGACGGCCCCTTCCTCGCCATGGAAGCCGCGTTGCAAAAGGCGGGGCTCCAGCCCGCGGACATCAGTTATATCAACGCCCATGGGACCGCTACCGAAAACAATGATGAAGTGGAAAGCCGTGCGATGATAAGGCTCTTCGGACAGGTTCCGGCTTTTGCGTCCACCAAGGCCTATACCGGGCATACGCTGGGTGCCGCGGGTGCCGTCGAAGCAATCTATAGCGTGTTAAGCCTGCTCCACGGGGAAGCGTATCCCAACCTCCGGTTCGCCAACGGTTCCCTGGAACCCTTGACAACCCTGCGCACCGCCCCCCTGGAACACGTCATGTCCAACTCCTTTGGCTTTGGCGGTAATTGCTCGTCCCTCATCTTTTCAAAAGCCTGA
- a CDS encoding beta-ketoacyl synthase chain length factor encodes MLYLHQSCCISPQRADDLDTLQPSRDNQLFVIEPPYPGIPPGLLRRMGKAVKISVGAALPLLQDPVDGIIIGTGNGGLEDCVKFLDQIVQYEEGMLTPANFVQSTANAMASQISLLSRNKGYNITHVHRGLAFEQALLDAMLFAEEVPDKYFLLGGADEISSYNNNIEMLSGAFKQEPVSNTALYDSTTPGSLAGESAALFRVSGVPSRIAIRELVTFHTRDTGMVLNRLLSFDPPDLLLTGENGDARLKPLYETVESALGAPVARFKHQTGEHPTAVAAGLWLAQQIIEKQHVPSHMVKSPGTAPASILLYNTYKGVQHSFILISTVND; translated from the coding sequence ATGCTGTATCTCCATCAATCTTGTTGCATATCCCCCCAACGGGCTGACGACCTGGACACCCTGCAGCCCTCCAGGGACAACCAGCTCTTTGTGATCGAACCCCCGTACCCCGGTATTCCCCCCGGCCTGCTGAGGCGGATGGGCAAGGCCGTAAAAATCAGCGTGGGCGCCGCGCTCCCTTTGTTGCAAGACCCCGTGGACGGCATCATCATCGGCACCGGGAACGGGGGACTGGAAGATTGCGTCAAGTTTCTCGACCAGATCGTCCAATACGAGGAAGGCATGCTGACCCCCGCCAATTTCGTGCAAAGCACCGCCAACGCCATGGCCTCCCAGATCAGCCTCCTCAGCCGGAACAAAGGGTACAACATCACCCACGTCCACCGCGGCCTGGCCTTTGAGCAGGCCCTGCTGGACGCCATGCTTTTTGCGGAAGAAGTGCCGGACAAATATTTTTTACTGGGCGGCGCCGACGAGATTTCCAGCTACAACAACAATATCGAGATGCTGTCCGGTGCTTTCAAACAGGAACCCGTTTCCAACACGGCGTTGTACGACAGCACGACACCCGGCTCCCTCGCCGGGGAAAGCGCCGCGCTTTTCCGCGTCAGCGGCGTCCCTTCGCGCATCGCTATCCGGGAGCTCGTGACCTTCCATACGCGGGATACCGGCATGGTGCTCAACCGTCTTTTGTCCTTCGACCCCCCGGATCTTTTGCTCACCGGCGAAAACGGCGACGCCCGCCTGAAACCCCTCTACGAAACCGTTGAATCGGCCCTGGGCGCCCCCGTTGCCCGTTTCAAACATCAGACCGGCGAACACCCCACCGCTGTCGCCGCCGGGTTGTGGCTCGCGCAACAAATTATTGAAAAACAACACGTTCCGTCGCACATGGTGAAAAGCCCCGGGACCGCGCCGGCCAGCATCCTCCTCTACAACACCTATAAAGGAGTTCAACATTCCTTCATTTTGATTTCTACAGTGAATGATTAA